CACCGGGACCGGAGAGCCGGCGGGCGTGGAGGCGCGCATCTTCCCCGCCTGGTTCGTCGCGCGCGAGGCGGATGAGCTGGGCGAGGTCCGTCGCCGCCGGCTGGTGCGCTGGCGCGATCTCGACCCGCGCGGCCGCACCGACCTGATCGACGACGACGGTCGCCGCATCGCGGTGACGCCGATCCGCTTCGTCGCGGGCTGCCGCAAGGGGCACCTGCAGGACATCGACTGGAGTTATGCCGTCCATGTCGGCAGCGGCACCACCGAACGCTGCACCCAGCCGCTGTGGATGGAGGAACGCGGCACCTCCGGCGACCCGTCCGCCACGCGGATCGTGTGCGGGTGCGGCGCGGCGCTGTCTTTGCGCGACGCGCAGGCCGACGGGCGGTTCGGCAAGTGCGGCGGTCGCCGCCCCTGGCTGCGCACGCCCGAGCCTACCGAATGCGGCGAGAACCTCCGCTTCCTCAACCGCACCGCCACCAACGCCTATTTCCCGCAGGTGCTGACCGTCATCTCGCTCCCCGCGGCGGAGGACGATCTGACCCGCCTGATCGAGGCGCATTGGGACGCGATCGACTGGGTCGCGACCGCAGCGGAGATGACGATCGCCCGCCGCGCCAATCCCGGCCTGCGCGCCGCGCTCGACGGCTGGAGCGATGCCGATGTCGTCGCACGCATCGCGCAGGTCCGCGCCGCCGGGCAACAGACGCTGGCCAGGGCGCCCAAGGTGGCGGAGTTCGACCTGCTCGCCTCCGGGCTGGCGGAGATCGGCGTGGACGCCCCCGACGCGCGCCTCCACGCCCGCACCCTTGCGCGCGCGGCCTGGGACGGCGACCGCCCCCGCCTCGCCCCCGTCGCGTCGGCCGTCGCGGTGCATCGCCTGTGCGAGGTCGCGTGCCTCTACGGCTTCACCCGGTTCGAGGCGGCGCCCACCGCGATCGACGGCGATCTGGAGGACCTGCACATCGCGGTGGAGGGCGCCGCGCTCGCGTCCGATCTTGAATGGCTCCCCGCGGTCGAACAGCGCGGCGAGGGCATCTTCCTGCGCTTCGACCCTGCCGCGATCCGCGCCTGGCTCGCCCGCCCGGCGGTGGCGGCGCGCGGGGAGCTTCTCTATCGCGGCTGGGAGCGGTGGCGCGGCAATCAGGCCTATGCCGACCGGCTCCACTTTCCCCGCCTCGCCTATTACGCCATCCACGGCTTCGCCCACGCGCTGATGACGGAGATCGCGCTCGACTGCGGCTATCCCGCCACCGCATTAAAGGAGCGGCTGTACGCGATCGTCGACGAGGAGGGAGAGCGCTACGGCCTGCTTCTCTACACCGCCTCGACAGGATCGCAGGGGACGCTGGGCGGGCTGGTCGCGGTGCTGCCCCGGCTGGGCGCGATCGCCGAACGCGCGCTCGACCGCCTCGCACTCTGCTCGGGCGACCCGATCTGCGCCGAACACGACCCCGACACCCACGCCGACGAGCGCGCCCTCAGCGGCGCCGCCTGCCACAGCTGCCTGCTGGTGGCCGAAACCTCCTGCGAGGCCCGCAACCTCTACCTCGACCGCGCGCTCACCGTACCGACGATCGCGGTCGCGGGCACGGCGCTGTTCGCGGAATGATCCGAAACGGATGACGCGGTCGCTTGACCCGCCGCGGCAAGGCGGCTTCCTTGCGGATCGAGGGGGAAGGGCATGATCGGCTGGCGTGACGCTGATGACCGTGCGCATCGCGGTTCGCTGTTCGCGGCCTTCGCCGCGCTGGCGCGGGGCGAGGCGTGGAGCTTCCCCGCGCTGCGCCCGCACCAGCGCGAGCCATGGCACGCCTTCACCGT
The sequence above is drawn from the Sphingomonas adhaesiva genome and encodes:
- a CDS encoding DUF1998 domain-containing protein; the protein is MTKRITLRQSQLVIGFGPGAMVDLPTRSVVIGGLDLWNMRERDTWRIVPEPRAVAVLEALLRANGRLAEDKRLTLRTPPAHDEARTGTGEPAGVEARIFPAWFVAREADELGEVRRRRLVRWRDLDPRGRTDLIDDDGRRIAVTPIRFVAGCRKGHLQDIDWSYAVHVGSGTTERCTQPLWMEERGTSGDPSATRIVCGCGAALSLRDAQADGRFGKCGGRRPWLRTPEPTECGENLRFLNRTATNAYFPQVLTVISLPAAEDDLTRLIEAHWDAIDWVATAAEMTIARRANPGLRAALDGWSDADVVARIAQVRAAGQQTLARAPKVAEFDLLASGLAEIGVDAPDARLHARTLARAAWDGDRPRLAPVASAVAVHRLCEVACLYGFTRFEAAPTAIDGDLEDLHIAVEGAALASDLEWLPAVEQRGEGIFLRFDPAAIRAWLARPAVAARGELLYRGWERWRGNQAYADRLHFPRLAYYAIHGFAHALMTEIALDCGYPATALKERLYAIVDEEGERYGLLLYTASTGSQGTLGGLVAVLPRLGAIAERALDRLALCSGDPICAEHDPDTHADERALSGAACHSCLLVAETSCEARNLYLDRALTVPTIAVAGTALFAE